The Setaria viridis chromosome 2, Setaria_viridis_v4.0, whole genome shotgun sequence DNA window CTACGAGACCGACGCCGTGTTCGCTTTCGGCGAGTCCATGTGCTGGGCGGACTACCACCGCGGCATCCTCCTctgcgacgtcgccgccgccgacccctcgCTCCGCTTCGTCCGGTTCCCGTTGCCCGAGTTCTGGGACCACTTCCTCGACGGTCGCGGGCTGCCGGCGAAGTACAGGACGGCTTGCGTGAGCGGAGGCCGCCTCTGGTtcgtcgacgtcgacgacggCTGGTTCCGGCGAGCCCGGAGCTCCCCCGATGACGGCCGTTTACGGGGAGCTCCGAGATCCTCTGGTGAAGGCACCGTCACGACATGGACGCTGAGGACGCCGGAGCTGGAGTGGACGAAGGAGCACACCCTCCGGTTCAGCGAGCTCTGGTCGGACCGGAAGTATCGGCGGTCGCCGCTGCCGCGTTCGATGCCGGGGTTTCCCATGGTCGACATGAGGCAAGCCGATGTGCTTCACTTCGTAGTGGAAGGACGCTGGGAGTCCGCGGAGCCGCACTGGACGATCACCGTCGACATTAGGAACAGGAGCCTGACATCGCACGAGCTGTACCAGAACGCCATCGAGGTGCCGGAAGCTGAAAGGGATGTTAGCAACATATTCTTTGACGATCCCTTGATCTGCTGTGAACTAGGAGAATGATTTCAATCTTTTTTGCGTGTCCACTCGTAACTCGTTTGTCAGCATTGGAAATTGTCGCAGGTGTGAGTGTGATCTATCGTGAGCCTTGATCAAAGCTTAGGGAATGTCGCCCTATTGCGCGGCCTGACACAttctaatattttttctttttgcattttCGTAGTCACCCTTATGTGAAATTTGACACACAAAGCTTGTTTATGAATAGCTGTAAGGTGAAGCAAATCTAAACAAATGACCTAGCCGAACTTGGAGAAATGAAAGCGAGCTAAAATTGCACCAGGAATAGgcaataaaaaaatttcaagtCTAAAAGAGAGAAAATGCCTGGATAAGATTTAATCCTATTCCCTTTGGGAACCTTCGGTTTCGTTAAACATTGCAAGACATTCTGCCAACTGCCAAGCTCGATTGAATTTTGCCAAATTTTAGTAACGAAGCAAATCTTGTGAACGATACCtacccccgcccccgcccaaCCCCCCCGCCGCTGTAGCGTAGCATTGAAACTGAAAGAGAGGCGCGTTCAGCTCTCCCTACTCTAGGATGGATGTTCCAGTACCGGTACCGGCATATCTCGTTCGAGACTTCGAGTTTTGTGTTCGGCCTTTTTTTTGGCGTGTGGTGTTTGTCTCATTTTGAGAATCCTTTAACTTGGAGACCTGTACGACGTGATAGTCCTCTTGAACAATGAGGAAATCAGTGTAAAAAGATGCTGATAACCTGATGAATCAGCCTTTCAGTTTCAGCCATATGAGTAGTTGGACTATGAGTTCAGCCAATTACATGATTACATCCTAAATTTCCAATGATCTGAATTTGAGTCATCATGTATGGTTAATAAAACCACAAACATCGATTATCAAGAGAcgctcttctccttccctaCAACAAAATTCTGATAGGAGCCAACAGGGAAATTTGCAGGAACAAACTGGAATTTTAAGGAAAAACAATTAACGCCCAAATCACTTATATTTCAGTGCCAAGTTCTTAATTTACATATCACTACACTTGACATAGACAGGGCGTTCCTTATTGATGAACCACAAACTTCACACCCACATCATGCAACCAGGAAGTACCTCGAATAAAACATCACACTCAAACCAACAGCACACGCAGTCACTCATACACCGCAAATCACCACGACCACGATATAGTTTACAATGACACACTCGAACCAGGAACCAACAACAACTGCAGCTCCATCAAAGCAGCCATCGCAACCCTCACTCAGACATGGCTCACAGCTTGACACCAGGAACATGAACCCACTCCAGCTGCACCACAATCAGGCCACTGTCGACCTTCTTCAGCTTCAGAATCATGTCCTGGACGACCTTGCCATCCTTCCATTGAACATGACTCTCACCGCCAAGGTAGTTTACGCCAACCGGATAGATTGTCTTGATTCTTGTTCCATTAGTGGCATGGCTCAGATTCAACTTTGCAGCATCGTATATGTCAGTTATGTTGATCTCAGCAACACCCATGCTGTCATCTGCTGTGAATTTGTCTTCATCAAAAACTTCCTGCATGGTATTAGCAAAttcagaaattaaaaaaaaatcctggtCATTGGATAGTTAGAAATGTTTGTGGTCAACTTGGTTCTTATCTGCAGTGATACCAGTGGATGTATGACAGAAACGGTTCATATCATCCATATTTTTTAGAAAGGGGAAATTCTGTTCTCGAAAAGTTTTACATTAATAATCGTTAATTTCAAAAACTAAATGGTCTGTTGCACATATTTCCACAATATGTTTAATTTCGGAGAGCAAATGTGTTGGACCAATTGAAATAACTTACAAGGTGCACTGGCTTTGTAGGATGTGTTACTGAGAGCTGCAGCACTTCGTTCCAGACTGGATTGGGATTCTTCTTCTGAACACTAGTCTTCACCTTCTGTACCATTAAATGAAAACTCCCATCAGGCGAATATAGAATAACAGAAAGGAATAAATTGATTAGGCATCCATGACGTTGGAACTGAAGTCAACTGGATAAAATAGAACTAGCGCTTTCAGAATCCTAAAAAAGTTTTTAGTGCACTATATTATGCATTCAGTTGGTAATCATGCCATTCAGCAACGGTGGACCTAAGCGCTTGACCACACAAGCCAATAATACAGAAACTAAAAAAGATCATGAATAACACGAATGGATGAAAGTTATGTTAGCAAAAAATATCAAGTGCTACCCCCGGAAAAATAGAAGGCCGGTAAGCAATTCACTAGGTAATATGCCATTTTGATCCTGGAACGGTATGCAGATTACAGAGGTACTGCTTGCTTACAGTACATGTTCAGGCTTATCTTTGCAAACCTGTGCAGGATCAGTGCCTGGTTAAGTAGAAATGTTATCACCCAGTTATTATTTGTTACTTCAATGTGAATTTGATGCAGGTTTTGGTTTCATGCTCTGTCCCCCAGTTCAATGTTCCCCAAACTGCAGCATAACCCTTTCAAAGGGCACGCCTGATGGGGGCTGGTTATGCGAATCCATGAGCAAGCTAGAACCGCAGTCAGTCGGGCACAATTTCACCTCCTGGCAATTTATTGCCAGGATTTCGACTCATTCGTTGTTGAACAGAAGTAGAAAATCATGGCGCCGCGTTCAACATCTGCCCAGAAGATACCCAATGGATCGCTCGCCGGCCAATCCACATAAACAGAATCGTGAAAAGTCGTAAAGCGAGCAGATTCGCAGCCGATACAGACAAACCGACGGGACACCACAAGGCATCGGGAAGATCAATAATTGTTGtgtccaccccccccccccccaccccccgagAGGAAATGCTGCGGAGAAGAAACgggacgaggcggcggaggaggaagagggggaggGTGACCTGGCCGCCGTACTGGAGGACGACGTAGGGGTCGCTGGTGTGGGTGAGCGGGTCGCAGATGGCCAGGTTGTTGCCCCGCACCACGCGGACGTTGAGCTTCCCGATCACCTCCTCCttggacgccgacgccgccatccCGCTCGGTTCGGTGGTGAGTGGGGGAGCTGAGGAATGGGGACAAGTCAAGTCGATGCGGGGCGGAGACTCCGACgctgggggagggggaggaggtgtTTGGTTGGATGCGGCCAACGGCAGGCGGCCGGAGCCGGGTTTTATAGGCGGCCGCGGCCTGCCAGAGGGGGCCCAGCCGGCCCTGCCTCGTGGACGATGTTGCGGCCCATAATTGTGTGTGTTTTCTGTTGACAGAGAAAGCTGAAATTTAGTACTACTGCTATATCCCTGGTGTGAAATACTTAGACGTGTTCCAAGGATAAGTTCATAGTGTAATTGAACACTATTAAATTTACCATATGAAAATGAAATCGATGTAGTATTTAGTACTATCATTGAATGGATATGGCAAGGTTTATGGTTTCTTTGACATGTGGTAATTTTTCCCCCTTAGCTATCTTTTTAGAAGGATTCTTTGACATCTTTTTGGAAGGATTTATTTGACATGATCTGACAAATATAGCTGGCTAAGGGACGAGAATTAGGGCctagtaattttttttccctctttctgGCACGtatgtgaaaaaaaaagtggaGCCAAGTGTAGACACGAAGACGGAAGGAAGCAATGAGCAATGACGTGTTGCTCCCTCTCGAGCACACAAGCCAGAGCATGATCTCCTTGCAGGAAATGGACAAAATTGTAATCCAAGAGTTGGTGAAGGCGTTCTGAATTCCGAAACGGGCAAGCGCACAGGTAAGTGGTTGGTGTAAAGTGTAAACCAGAGGCGGAGAGGCCCAGAGCTATGTATACTGATTGCAATGCtggatgtatcatgtatgatGTTAAAATtacattatcttttttttttgtttcaagaACCATACTGGCTTTTACAAACCAGTGATCCGAACCTTAACATCTCAAAAACAATGATCTGCCATGAATCATGGGCGTAGGTAAGGCTTCGACCTGCAGAAGCAGCAGTGTCATTTTCTGCCAGGATCACGGCCCGATCTCCCCGGATAACCTTTGCGCCGTTTGTTATCTCCTCGTGGCCCCCCGCGCTCGGAATTCGTCGCCGGGGAACCAGCTCACCCGCCCCGCCAGTTGTCACCGGCGACCTCACTCCCAGCTGCCCAGTAGGTGGGCGGCGCGTGCCAGCTCAGATCCTGACCTTGCAACCGCCGCGAATACATTATTCTGGCCGTCCGATCGGCGCCGCTGCCGGGCGCGACACGTACAGCGGGCTCcggcgacgccgtcgccgccggagtgCAGCTGCGGCCTGCGGGCGGGGGTATTCTTTGCGGCCTCGCGCAGCTCGTGTGCCGTCGCCGTCCGTGGACTCGAAGGATAAGTTATGCTCGGTCGGCGTCATGACTCATGGAAGATGGGGACTCTCTTTTATTTCAGAAC harbors:
- the LOC117846464 gene encoding protein C2-DOMAIN ABA-RELATED 7 — encoded protein: MAASASKEEVIGKLNVRVVRGNNLAICDPLTHTSDPYVVLQYGGQKVKTSVQKKNPNPVWNEVLQLSVTHPTKPVHLEVFDEDKFTADDSMGVAEINITDIYDAAKLNLSHATNGTRIKTIYPVGVNYLGGESHVQWKDGKVVQDMILKLKKVDSGLIVVQLEWVHVPGVKL